The Aestuariibius sp. HNIBRBA575 nucleotide sequence AAGGGGGCTGGGACATGCTTGCTAATCGTTCAACAGCCGCCAAACTGGCCGAGGCACCGTTGCCCGTCCAAGGGCGGTCCCTGTGGCAGGATGCGCGCGGGCGTTTCCTGCGCAACAAAGCGGCGATGATCAGTCTGATCATTCTGGTCGCGATCATGGTCTTTGCCTTTTTCGGGCAAATGCTGGCGCAATTTGAACCGGACCATGTGGATTTCAGCCTGATGGGCGCCAATGCCTATCGCGGCGTGCCATCCATTGAAACCGGCCACTTTTTCGGGGTGGATAATGACGGGCGCGATTTATTTGCGCGCACGGTGATGGGCACCCGGATTTCGTTGCTGGTTGGCATCGTCGGCGCGTTGGTCGCGGTGGTGTTTGGCACGCTTTATGGGGCCACGGCTGGCTTTGTGGGCGGGCGCACGGATAACTGGATGATGCGCATCGTCGATGTGCTGATGTCGATCCCGTTTATGTTTGTGCTGATCCTGATGCTGGTGATCTTTGGCCGGTCTATGCTGATGCTGTTTATCGGCATCGGGATGATTTCGTGGCTGGATATGGCGCGGATTGCGCGGGGGCAGACCCTGACCATCAAAAACAAGGAATTTGTCGAAGCCGCCCATGCGATGGGGGCGTCGCGCGCGATGATTATCCTGCGTCACATCGTGCCAAATCTGGCTGGGATTGTGATCGTTTATGCGTCGCTTTTGGTGCCGCAAATGATCATCTTTGAAAGCTTCATTTCCTATCTGGGGCTGGGCATTCAGGAACCGGCCACATCGCTGGGCGCGTTGCTGCAAGGGGGCGTGGCACAGATCCACAATAAGACCCCGTGGATGCTGGCCTTTCCGCTGGGCTCTTTCCTTGTGACGTTGTTTGCGTTGTTCTTTGTGGGCGATGGCCTGCGGGACGCGCTTGATCCAAAGGACCGCTGATATGCATGATCCAATCCTATCGGTGCGCAATCTGAACGTAGAATTTGCCACCCCCGATTCCGTGGTCCACGCGGTCAAAAACATCAGCTTTGATGTGCATCCGGGCGAATGTCTGGGCATCGTTGGCGAAAGTGGATCGGGCAAATCCCAATCCGCGCTGGCCGCGATGCGCCTGTTGGCGGGCAATGGCATGGCCACAGGGGAAATCCTGTTTGACGGCGCAGATATGCTGGACATGTCGAAAACGGACCTCTCACGGGTCCGCGGTGCCAAAATGTCGATGATTTTTCAGGATCCGCTGACGTCGCTGACCCCGCAGCTGACCGTGGGCCAGCAAATGCGCGAGGTTCTGCAGCTGCACAAAGGCCTGTCAGGCCGTGCCGCAGATCAGTTCTGTATTGAATGGCTGGAAAAGGTGCGCATCCCCGAAGCCGCGCGCCGTCTGCGTCAATATCCGCATGAATTGTCCGGCGGAATGCGCCAGCGCGTGATGATCGCGATGGCGATGCTCTGTGGTCCGCGGCTGTTATTTGCGGATGAACCCACCACGGCACTGGATGTGACGGTTCAGGCGCAAGTGCTTGAATTAATGGACGAGTTAAAGCACGAAACCAATACCGGCATTGCGTTGATCACCCATGATATGGGGGTTGTGGCGCGCATGTGTGACCGCATCATCGTGATGCGTCATGGTGAAGTGGTCGAAACCGGCACGGTGGATGACATTTTCTACAATCCGCAGCATGACTACACCAAAATGCTGCTGGAATCTGTCCCGCGTATTGATCAGCCCGACCGTCGTGGACGGCCTGCGATTGGTCCCGCCCAAGCGGACGACGTCGACCCGATCCTGACAGTGCAAGACATGAACATCCATTTCCCGATTAAAATGTCGGGCGGGCTGTTTGGGCGCACCAAAATGCTGCGCGCGGTTGATGGCGTGTCCTTTGATCTGCGTCCCGGGGAAACGCTGGGCGTTGTGGGGGAATCCGGTTGTGGCAAATCCACTTTGGCGCGCGGGGTGTTGAACCTGATCCCACCGACCGATGGCACCGTGGCGTGGCTGGGCCGCGACATTTCCAAGGCCGATCGCCAGCAAATGCGCGCCCTGCGTGATGAGCTGCAAATCGTGTTTCAGGATCCACTGGCCAGCCTTGATCCACGCATGACCATCGGGTCGTCGATTGCCGAACCTTTGTCGATCCATCGCAGTGATCTGAACCGCAAACAACGCGAAGAAATGGTGCGGGACATGATGCCCAAAGTGGGGCTGGATGTGGCGCTGATCAATCGCTATCCGCATGAATTGTCGGGCGGTCAGAACCAGCGTGTCGGCATTGCGCGGGCGATGATTTTGGGGCCGAAACTGGTGATCTGTGACGAAGCCGTGTCGGCATTGGACGTGTCTGTGCAGGCGCAAGTGGTTGATTTGCTGATTGAGCTGCAAAAATCCATGGGCCTGACGATGATTTTCATCAGTCACGACCTGTCGGTGGTGCGCGAAGTCAGTCACCGGGTCATGGTGCTGTATCTGGGGCGGGTGGTCGAATTTGCCACGCGGCACGACATCTATGAGGATGCGCGCCACCCCTATACCAAAGCGCTGATCGCGGCGGTGCCCAATGCGGATCCAAAACTGGAACGGGCCCGCGAACGCATCCGCCTAGAGGGGGACCTGCCCAGCCCGCTGGACAGTCGCGCCCCGTTGCGGTTCCTGAAATCCAAGCTGATCGATGATCCGGATGCACAACAATATCGCCCGCAATTGGTCGAAGTGACGCCCAGCCATTTTGTGGCTGAACATGACGCGGATTTGGGCAGTGCCGGGTTGATGGCCAACACCTAAGGTCAGAACTGACAACAAAAGGGCGCGCAGATAAATCTGTGCGCCCTTTTTTATGGAGTCAAAATGACCGGGTTAAAACGCAAAAGGGCCGCCCGTTTGGGCGACCCTTTCGTGAGTGGTGGCGTAGCGCTTAGTTTGCGCGGACGTCGACCTGTTGTGTTGCCAGAACTTGGCCGCCGGATTTCAGCACGGCCAGAACGTCGCCGAAGGGCTCAGAGTTCAGGTTGATGCGTGTGTCGCGGTTTGCGCCGGCGTGGACGCTCTCTACGGCCAGCAATTTGCCCTGCTCGCCCAAGCGGTAATCGTAGACTTCGATCACGCCGTCAGCGGCGGAGTTCACAACGCCCAGTTCCAAAATCGAACCAGAGTTTTGTGCGGCGTCAAAAGAGAAGTTGCTGTCAGCGGAAGCAGCAGAAGCGGCAGCTACAGAAGCAGTCAGGGCGGCGATAAGTGCGAATTTAGTCATTATATTTCCTTTGTGTGTCTGTGTGTTAGGCGATTTGCCTGATTGTGTGCGGCGGGAGGAACCGCGTTTCGATGATTAGGATTTGGGGCATGTTTGGCGGGATTAAAAGGGGGGGGCTGATCACAGAAATGGGATGGATTTTTCTTTGAAACAAAGCTTGAAATCCGCGCAAACCGACCCGGGGGTCGGGGTTCTGTGGGGGCGCGCACGGAATTGGTGCGCAGATGCGCGAATGGCGTTCTGAACCGACCGGTTTAGTTGTAACATTTGGATGAAATTTTTTTGCTAGAAAAAATGTGATCAGGGTTTTGGCGGCTTTTGTTGCTGGTTTTCACGCAAAAGGGAGCAAGAGAAGGGGGATTTTTTAATAATCCCGCTCATAAAAGATACCCAAGGCCGTTTCCCCATCAGATGTGGTGCGTCCGCGCACGGTCACATCATCGGTCACATCGAGGTTCAGCTCGATTTCTGTGGTGCCGGAGCTGTCGATCGTCACATTTGTATAGACGTTTTCGCTGACATAGGCGCCGGCGCGCACGGCGGCGTTGCCCTGGTCGTCAGCGGTGATGTCCAGATCGTCCAAACCAACGCTTTCGCGGAACTGATTTATGACGCCACCATTGCCGCGCCCGGCAAGTGTCGAAATCGCAGAGGCCAATTGCACGGCTTGCAGGGCTGAAATTTCGGTCAGGTTGCGACCAAACAGCAGATGCGCCAACACTTCGTCTTGTGGCAATTCCGGCGAAGAGGTGAACGTGATGCTGGGACTGTCGGCCGGTCCTTCGAGGGTGATCTGCACCTCGATCCCGTCCTCGGTTTCGGTCACGGCGGTCAATGTCAGAAACGGGGAAAAGTCACCTTCGATCCGGGCGGCGCCTTTGGTGAGGTCAAACCGCTGCTGCAAAATATCAATGCGACCACGGATCAGGGAAAATTCCCCCAACGGGACCATATTATGGGTGGTGCCAGTTAAACGCAGCGTGCCGCCTAGTTCTGCATCCAGACCACGCCCGCGCACAAAAATCCGGGACGGGGCATTGATCGACAGGTCCAGATCATAGGGCCGTGCGGTGGTCGGGGCGCTGCGTACTGGGCGCAGGCTTAGTCCGGCGCGTGCGAGGGTTTGTTGGACATCCGGCGCTGCGCCCAAATGGGTGATGTCGGGCAATTCCCCCAAAATCGAAATGCTGGAGGACGGGATTTGCAATTCGGTGCGGCCCAAATTCATGTCGCCAATGATGGACGCCCCACCGGCCAACGGCCCCTGTGCGGTGATCCGGCCATCCAGACGCGTATCATAAAGGGTTGGATCGCGCAGAACCAAACCGTCGATTTGCGCGTCTAAATCTGCCACAAACGGAACCGCAAGCCCCACCGATCCGGACACTTCAACCGCGCCGCCTTTGGTGTCGTCCCCGGTGATCGCTAGGGTGGCTTGCCCCGCGCGCAGGGTCACCACGCCGTTGATCTGGCGCAAAGCGCGCCCAATCGTCGGAAGCGAAAGCCCGGTATCATCAATCCGCACATCCCCTGAGACGGCGTTGATCCCGGCGGGGCCCTGTAGACGCAAATCAAGGCGGGCCGTGCCATCAATCCGGCGCGGTTCGATATAGCCGTTGATCAGCCCCAGCGGCACATTGCCCGTCAGGCCCAAATCCAAAAGCCCGCTGGCGGTTACATCCCCGGCAACATTCATGCCCGCGGATCCGGGGCCGCTGGATTGCGCGGCGATCTGCCATACACCATCGCGGCGCAATGTGGCGGTGCCTTGGGCGGTGACTGCGCCGTTCAATCCGGGGGCAAACAGGCCAATATCGCGCAGCCGCGCCTGAAACTGGCTGTTGCCGGTCACGCCATCGGTGGAAAACGCGCCAGACGCGGTCAGATTGGGAAATGTGGCGCGCAGGTTTGTGACAGTCAGGTTGGTTTGATCCGTGATGTCGATCTCGGCTGACAGGGCGCCAATGCCGCGCAGCACTTGGTCAATTTGGGCGTCGCCCATGCCGATATCGGTGGTTTGACCTTCCAGTGTGATTTGCGCAGATCGTTCAGTCGGCTGGGCGGTGATTTGCGCCGTCACGGATGCGCCGCCGTTCAACGTTTGCCCAATAACGGCCCCATAGGGGCGCAGATTGTCGATCCGACCGGAAATTTGGCCCTTGGTTTCATAGGCGTCCGCCCGCGGGGCCATGCTGGCAGTGATGGTCAGATCGGTGCCCGGTGCGGTCAGGGACAGGTCGGCCTTGGCAGATCCATCCTGAATTTGGGTCACATCCCCGTTCAGTCGGGCAGGGCCGGATAGTCCGGGGATGACAGGGGCCAGATCGCTGAGGGCTGCATCGATATGGGCCTCTATACTATCTGGCTGTAAATCAACCGACCCGTTCAGCGACAACATGCCGTTGCGCAAGGTCAGCCCGTCAATCTGGGTGCCGGTCTGGTCGCGCACCACATGCATCGCCGCGCGGCTGGGCCCACGTAAAAGCGGATCAAGCCGGGGCTGGCCGAGGCCCAGATCATCCGTGTTGGCCGTGATCAACAGATCAAAGGATCGCGCAAGAGGGGTCAGCGTGCCGGACAATGTCACATCGCCCGCACCGGTCAGATCCATCCCCGCAAGGCCGGAAAACCGGTCAAAATTGCGCGCCGAGGCCAGAACATTTGTGTTCACCTGCCCATCATGGATGCTGGCATCGGCCAAAATTTCGACGCCCGCGCCCAATAACAGGATTTGCGGCACTTGCAGCGGTGCGTTTTCGGTCCAGTTCAGGTCCATCAAGCCGCTGATCCGATCGCCGAGGGCCTGCTGCAAGGCGGGATCGGCCAAGGTCAGGCCATCAGCCCCAAACGACAGGCCCGCCGTCACCGCCCCGATTTGGGCTCCATCGCCATTTTCCAAAACACCATTGGCGGACAAAGTCAGGGACTGAATTTGCATGTCAGGACGATCAAGGTGCCGAACATCACTGACCAGCGACCATTGCTGGCCCGCCTCAGCATCAAAGCTGAGCGATATGTCCGCGGCTGCAACCTGTGTGACATCGCCCGGAATAGGAAGGGTCACGACCCCCGCTGGGTCCGATATCTGACCGGTAAGTTGCAAATGTTTTGGCCAGCCTTCGGGGCTGATTTCAGCCTGACCGGACAGAGTGATGGCGCGTGCACGCAGGTCCAAATCCGTTAGTTTCAGGGTCCCATCCGCCTGACGCTGGGTCTGGGCGCGCAAAGACGTGTCAGGGCCAAAAAACGCCTGATATTGCGGGGCAAACAGCGCGGTAACATCGCCACCAATATCGACATTCAAACGGCGATCCTGTGTGGCCGCATCCTGAAGGATGTTAAGCTGGCCGGTCACGCGATCCTGTCCATCCGTGGCCAGACGCAATGACGCGACAAAATCGTCCAGCGTTCCTGCGCCGTCCAAATCCAAATCAATCGATGGTTCGCCGGGCAGTCCAATCACTTTGGATACCAGACCACCCGCAGCTTCGGTCAATTGCATCGCGAGCTGCAATTGCCCCGTTGCATTGGAATATTGCCCGGAAATGTCAAACTGATCGGCGCGTTCATCAATTCGACGCGCCTGAAACGCTGTTGTGCCTGCTCCGTTTTCCAGATTTGCATTGCCGCTGAGTTGCAGGTGCATTTCCTGACCCAATAGGGCTGCGTCCAGTTGGATATCTTGGATGTTCAACGCATCCAGTTTGATGGCAATGGGCAGGTCGGGCAGGGAAAAGGGCGTGGCGGTGGCCGTGGGCAACGCGATCGGGGCATTGGGGTCGGGCACCGGCGCGCGTAAGATATGGATGTGGTCCGCACGCAATGATGTGACATCCAAAACGCCATTAAACAAAGCCGCGCGATCCCAATCCAGTGACAGGTTCTGCGCGATCAGCCACGCGCCATCCACATCCGAAATGGTCAGTTTGTCGATCTCGGCGGTGGATGAAAGCGCGCCGCGAAACCCGTCAATTTGCACGTCTCGCCCGGCATCTGACAGGTTGTCTTGTAACAGTTCAACCAGCCAGCCTTTGTCAGGTTGGTCTGTGTCACCCAGGTTCTGCGCCGCCGCCCCGATGGGGGCCACCAACATCAACGCGCAGATGGGGCCAATTGTGCAAAAGCTAATTGCGCAAGAAAAAGACACCCGGCGCATCAAAAGGCCTGCCCGATACCGATGTAAAACTGAACGCCACCGCTGTTGTCGCCAGAAACAGGGGCCGCGACATCCAGCCGAATAGGCCCGATCCCGGTTTCATACCGCACGCCCAATCCAGCCCCAGAATGCCAATCCCCGTTGGTAAAATCGAACGCATCTGCCCCGATAAACCCCGTATCATAAAACCCCACAACCCCGATGCTGTCGGTCACGTCTATGCGGGCTTCGGTCTGGAACCCAAGAAAGGATCGCCCGCCAATCAGATCCGCGCCATCCGCCACGCCTAAGGATTGATAGGGTTGGCCACGCACCGTGCCCCCCCCGCCTGAGAAAAACAGATAATCCGCAGGTGCCCGATCCGCGGTCACGGCAAACACGCTGCCGATTTGGCTGCGAAAGGCCAAAACAGCGCGGTCATTGCCAACCGTGCGATAAAGCCGCCCATCCCCATAAAGCCGTCCACCTTTGTCATTGGCATCAATGCGCGAAAAGGGTGTCAGTTCGACACGGGCATACCAGCCGTCACTGGGATTTAGCGCATTGTCACGCCGATCCGCTTGTGCCGAAACAGGAAAGGTCAGATATTGATAGGTGCGAACCCCCAGATCGTCGGACACATCCGCCGTCAGATAGCCCACCCCAACATTGTAGCTAAGCCAGTCATGGATGGTTTTGGTCAGGCCGACTTCTGCGCTGAATTGATCCAGCGCATAGCCCGGATCATCAATGCGTTGGGCCAGCAATTCAGCGTATAAATCCGTATCGGGATTAAGCGTGGCAGGGCGGCCATAGGTCAGGCCCAATTCGTAATCGATCCCGCCGGTTGTGCCACCGATGCCGGTGACTTCGCCATTAGCGCGCAGTCGTTCCGCCCCGCCCAACAGGTTGCGATGTAGCCAGAAACTGGACAGGGTCAGCCCCTCTACGGTGGAATATTCGACGCCAAAGCCCAACCGGCGTTGGGGCATTTCAACCACTTGCAATTCATAAGGCAGCTGATCGCCGTTGACGATTGTATCGCCTTCGATCAGCGCCACGGATTGAAATGCACCGGTGCGCCGCAATCGGGACGCGGCGCGCTCTGCCTCTTGGGGGTCAAAAATGCCGGATGGCAGCCCCGCGATTTCATCAATTCTGTCGGTGCGAACGGCGGTGTTGCCAGTGATCGTTAGGGGGCCAAACCGCAACTGAGGACCGGGATCGATGTTGATCGCCACATCCAGACGATGATCCGGGTGATGGGCAAGTATCCGTTGATCAGATCGCTGTGCCAGTGCGTGACCCTGGCTGCGCCAAGCGGTGATGCCCTGATCAACCGCATTGCTGATTTCGCCGGTTTTTGCGGGCTGGCCGGGCGCAAAGGTTTCGGGG carries:
- a CDS encoding autotransporter assembly complex family protein, translated to MLSGTALFCAQMAAAQDVTLVLDDPELRSVVRDASLTLQLRNDADASAADYVAAARVDYRRILTGLYSQGYYSGTVSILIDGREAGTLAPLDAPRQITQVQIIVDPGAAFVFGQTDLGPLPENAVPPETFAPGQPAKTGEISNAVDQGITAWRSQGHALAQRSDQRILAHHPDHRLDVAINIDPGPQLRFGPLTITGNTAVRTDRIDEIAGLPSGIFDPQEAERAASRLRRTGAFQSVALIEGDTIVNGDQLPYELQVVEMPQRRLGFGVEYSTVEGLTLSSFWLHRNLLGGAERLRANGEVTGIGGTTGGIDYELGLTYGRPATLNPDTDLYAELLAQRIDDPGYALDQFSAEVGLTKTIHDWLSYNVGVGYLTADVSDDLGVRTYQYLTFPVSAQADRRDNALNPSDGWYARVELTPFSRIDANDKGGRLYGDGRLYRTVGNDRAVLAFRSQIGSVFAVTADRAPADYLFFSGGGGTVRGQPYQSLGVADGADLIGGRSFLGFQTEARIDVTDSIGVVGFYDTGFIGADAFDFTNGDWHSGAGLGVRYETGIGPIRLDVAAPVSGDNSGGVQFYIGIGQAF
- a CDS encoding translocation/assembly module TamB domain-containing protein; this encodes MLVAPIGAAAQNLGDTDQPDKGWLVELLQDNLSDAGRDVQIDGFRGALSSTAEIDKLTISDVDGAWLIAQNLSLDWDRAALFNGVLDVTSLRADHIHILRAPVPDPNAPIALPTATATPFSLPDLPIAIKLDALNIQDIQLDAALLGQEMHLQLSGNANLENGAGTTAFQARRIDERADQFDISGQYSNATGQLQLAMQLTEAAGGLVSKVIGLPGEPSIDLDLDGAGTLDDFVASLRLATDGQDRVTGQLNILQDAATQDRRLNVDIGGDVTALFAPQYQAFFGPDTSLRAQTQRQADGTLKLTDLDLRARAITLSGQAEISPEGWPKHLQLTGQISDPAGVVTLPIPGDVTQVAAADISLSFDAEAGQQWSLVSDVRHLDRPDMQIQSLTLSANGVLENGDGAQIGAVTAGLSFGADGLTLADPALQQALGDRISGLMDLNWTENAPLQVPQILLLGAGVEILADASIHDGQVNTNVLASARNFDRFSGLAGMDLTGAGDVTLSGTLTPLARSFDLLITANTDDLGLGQPRLDPLLRGPSRAAMHVVRDQTGTQIDGLTLRNGMLSLNGSVDLQPDSIEAHIDAALSDLAPVIPGLSGPARLNGDVTQIQDGSAKADLSLTAPGTDLTITASMAPRADAYETKGQISGRIDNLRPYGAVIGQTLNGGASVTAQITAQPTERSAQITLEGQTTDIGMGDAQIDQVLRGIGALSAEIDITDQTNLTVTNLRATFPNLTASGAFSTDGVTGNSQFQARLRDIGLFAPGLNGAVTAQGTATLRRDGVWQIAAQSSGPGSAGMNVAGDVTASGLLDLGLTGNVPLGLINGYIEPRRIDGTARLDLRLQGPAGINAVSGDVRIDDTGLSLPTIGRALRQINGVVTLRAGQATLAITGDDTKGGAVEVSGSVGLAVPFVADLDAQIDGLVLRDPTLYDTRLDGRITAQGPLAGGASIIGDMNLGRTELQIPSSSISILGELPDITHLGAAPDVQQTLARAGLSLRPVRSAPTTARPYDLDLSINAPSRIFVRGRGLDAELGGTLRLTGTTHNMVPLGEFSLIRGRIDILQQRFDLTKGAARIEGDFSPFLTLTAVTETEDGIEVQITLEGPADSPSITFTSSPELPQDEVLAHLLFGRNLTEISALQAVQLASAISTLAGRGNGGVINQFRESVGLDDLDITADDQGNAAVRAGAYVSENVYTNVTIDSSGTTEIELNLDVTDDVTVRGRTTSDGETALGIFYERDY
- a CDS encoding ABC transporter permease subunit; translated protein: MLANRSTAAKLAEAPLPVQGRSLWQDARGRFLRNKAAMISLIILVAIMVFAFFGQMLAQFEPDHVDFSLMGANAYRGVPSIETGHFFGVDNDGRDLFARTVMGTRISLLVGIVGALVAVVFGTLYGATAGFVGGRTDNWMMRIVDVLMSIPFMFVLILMLVIFGRSMLMLFIGIGMISWLDMARIARGQTLTIKNKEFVEAAHAMGASRAMIILRHIVPNLAGIVIVYASLLVPQMIIFESFISYLGLGIQEPATSLGALLQGGVAQIHNKTPWMLAFPLGSFLVTLFALFFVGDGLRDALDPKDR
- a CDS encoding dipeptide ABC transporter ATP-binding protein, translating into MHDPILSVRNLNVEFATPDSVVHAVKNISFDVHPGECLGIVGESGSGKSQSALAAMRLLAGNGMATGEILFDGADMLDMSKTDLSRVRGAKMSMIFQDPLTSLTPQLTVGQQMREVLQLHKGLSGRAADQFCIEWLEKVRIPEAARRLRQYPHELSGGMRQRVMIAMAMLCGPRLLFADEPTTALDVTVQAQVLELMDELKHETNTGIALITHDMGVVARMCDRIIVMRHGEVVETGTVDDIFYNPQHDYTKMLLESVPRIDQPDRRGRPAIGPAQADDVDPILTVQDMNIHFPIKMSGGLFGRTKMLRAVDGVSFDLRPGETLGVVGESGCGKSTLARGVLNLIPPTDGTVAWLGRDISKADRQQMRALRDELQIVFQDPLASLDPRMTIGSSIAEPLSIHRSDLNRKQREEMVRDMMPKVGLDVALINRYPHELSGGQNQRVGIARAMILGPKLVICDEAVSALDVSVQAQVVDLLIELQKSMGLTMIFISHDLSVVREVSHRVMVLYLGRVVEFATRHDIYEDARHPYTKALIAAVPNADPKLERARERIRLEGDLPSPLDSRAPLRFLKSKLIDDPDAQQYRPQLVEVTPSHFVAEHDADLGSAGLMANT